A segment of the Lycium ferocissimum isolate CSIRO_LF1 chromosome 10, AGI_CSIRO_Lferr_CH_V1, whole genome shotgun sequence genome:
CCTatggggtttttttaaaaaattttttttgccatttgggacttgggtaattagaaataaaggggaaaaaaattcatTAGATATAATATAACAAAGAAACACGTTTTTTACTTTTGAGTAATTAGAACTATATAAGAAAAAGgatttagaataatataaaaaagaaagttaaaattCTTTAGAAAATAAAGCATAGAACATGCAGGAGTTGAGGAAATAAACGAAGCTCCTAACTAGTGCTTCACTCGGCCTAGTTTGATCATGTGTTCCTTCAGATAATATTAGATAcattttcagaattatacatatgatatatcgATTTTAGTCGAGTGATCATAtgttcacgtgacccaaaaTTAATACATAAATTCGCCTATGCTGGTGGACCTCATATACAAGATGATTAAActggaaaaaaagtgaatagaAAAATAGGCAGTTCGGCTACTGAATGATCTCTATGAATAGTATATGTACAAAGCAAAAGCCTCTCGTACACAAAGTTACAGAAtttaaggggtcatttggtaggaGGGATAGGATGAGCTGGATTATTAATTCAATGGGATTGGAATTAATCCtatgtttggttggtgggataactTTTTTTATATCCCATCCAATCTCATGTAGATGGGATAAAAggtgggataaggtgggattAGTAATCCCACATAAAGGGTGGGATTAGTAATCTCATCTTATCCCACCCAATCCCATCTGCATGGATAACTTAtcctcctaccaaacgacccctaaaagAATTAAACATTGGAATTTGCAAGGAAAGCACTGAATATTTGAGCAAGAACGATGCCAAGTAGTAGTACACAAATcttgcatttttccttttgTGCCAAAAAATGCAAATGTCCAAGTACATACACTCATATCGCGCCTAATATCCAACACATCAAAATGGCTAAGTTCAACATATTTAGCATCATGTGCACATTCAAggtcaataaaaaaaaaagtatgggTTGTTACACTCGGTTTATAGTTCCACTCAAGTTCCATTTTCATTCCTCGATAATTGAGATTTAAACATTGTAATTTAGTTGAATGGGAAACACCATAAAAGATTAATGCCTCTCCTGTGCCAACAATTCTCTTGTTTCaagttttgattatttattGACAATGTTCTTTTTGGATTGACCAAGGAGTATGGCACGTTGGTGCTAATCATTATTAGCACTTCTTAGGCCAAATATCACTTAACGAATTATGCAAGCTATGGCTTCATTATCAATAGTTATAGTGCTTTAACAAGCTTGATTTGACTCACATCTCAAGAATTTACTTCCCATTAACATATATTAGACGAGAGAGGAAGGCGAGAATTTGTTAAAGaacttttatttataaactAATGTAGCTATATGTAACATAAAGAACTCTGGCAATTCCAGAGTCGAATTGTAGCCATTAAATGTTATCATAGTAACACATTATTAGCCTATATAGGAACATCCGAAGGATATTCTTTTGGTGACCTCTTTACAGCATCTCTAAGGGATTTCTCTTGGTCTTGAAGATTTAATGGCAGTTTATCATAAACATCTGTAAACAAATCTGTCAATGAAGATTTATTTACCTTCTCTGCTGCTTGAATTGCTTGCAACACCTAATTCAACAAGAAGAATAAAAACATTATGAACTATTACCAGATATATCAGATGAAAATCAATGTTGTTCTGCCATATatggttcttgaattttcaacctGTTTTCTGATGTCTCCACGATGTTCGGATTCATTCTCATCATTCCACCAGCCATTTCTTTGAATATATTTTCTGAATTTTGATATTGGGCTTTTCGCTGTTTTCCAGTGCTCTATTTCCTCCACTGGTCGATACTTGGTTGAATCATCAGATGTTGAATGGTGAGATACTCTATAAGTCATGGCCTAAAAGTTAcagaaaagttgaaatttttagTATGAATTTCCTAAAAGAATGATTGTTTCTATAGCACTTCTAAGATTATTCTATTGCAGATTTCATAACATGTCTTGTAACTCAAACTAATATTGGTCTTTACCTCTACTATTATTGGCCTTTGTTCCTTAATTGCCATTTCGCGAGCTGCACGAATAGCACTATAAGTTGCCAAGGCATCGTTGCCATCCACACGGATACTTCTAATACCATACGCTACTCCTTTAGAGGCGATTCCATCACCTGCCATAACAAGACGAAGGAAAATCTACCTTAAGCAAGATGGAGAAAATTACTAGTAAGGGTTGCTTTAGGTATCAAAAAATGAGTTGAAAAAATACTTCGAAATTGTTCGTTTATAGGTGTACTAATGGCCCATCCATTGTTGCGGCATATAAAGACAACAGGAGCATCCAATACTGCTGCAAAGTTTAAACCAGCATGGAAATCTCCCTGCAAATTATATCAAAAGAAAATCAGCCATTAAAGTAAAAGACACTCTGAATGTCACTTTAATTAATTTGCTgataattatatttttggaCCGTTCAAAATATATAGCCAGaaaatgtataggttttgtatattaagtataaatatacatataatatacatatagtatacatatagtatacataaatatacatataatatacatgatatatacgTAATCAAcacatatgttatgtatattttggctacTGCCGGTAATTAATTTAGGTCAACgagccaaaaataaaaagactcTAATTTAATCACCTCACTGGTGCTACCATCTCCAAGAAAAACGACAGCACAAGCCTCCTTTTTATCCATTTTGAGAGAATAAGCAACGCCTGCGGCCTGAGGAATCTGTGTTCTGAGGGAAATGGAATTTGGAGCAGAAATTTTTTAGATGGAATATCCTGAATCTTTAGGGAAAAGGACAGAAAGGACAATGCTAAAAACTTTGACATGCTTACGCTATTGGCGAAGAAACAGTAAGGTAATTTAGCTCATTAGAACCATGGTGGCATGGCATTTGCCTTCCTTTTCCATAATCAAACTTGTTTCCGAACAATTGATTGGCAATCTGTTGCAGGGGATAGCCGCGCCAAAATATAACCCCTACTTCCCTGTACTGCGATGTACAACAACATGTTAAAACTATTGTTAAAATATAATAACACAAACATAAATAATAAGTCTTTGGATCCAGTGGTTCAATCATTATGCTAATGCTAATTGAATGTGTTCGATAACTCATCTCAAAGGCAAACCAACTACTGAAGGttaaaaaatcccaaaaaaggaacaagaatctagtagaattggagaaaagaaaaaagaaagtgcCAAACACATTGCTTTCGGCTCGTATATGCagacaaaatttaaaatgtatACCGATAAAATGATCAcactttcttttgaattgttGAAGTGTGcgaccatctcatctaaaagcttaaagTTGTTAGAGAGAGaacacttttatttacttagttATATTTTCAACAAGCTCCCTTACGCGTGAGCCTGATTCTTTTTCCATAGGCCAAGCACGTGCAACTTTTTTTGATAATAGGTGGCGGTGATATTCGATTGCAGGACATCTATCTGCTTTGATATCATGTTGAAGTATATGACAATTTCATTTAAAACTTTAAGTTGTTAAAGAGagtacacttttatttatttaatatattcTCAGCCTGAACCACTCACTTTAGATCTTGAACTCGTCTCTGAATAAAAGCAAGTACCTGAGGCAACACAAAGTCGTCTAAGCTGAGAGCAGCAGCAGATGCTATGTTGATAGCTTCTTCTCCAGCAGTTGTGAGATAGAAAGATAATCTCCCCTGCCTTTGTGCTTCATAAAAAATGGTATCCATTGTTTGAAGTGTCACCATTGAACTATACATCTTTACTGCTAGTTCTTTGCTCACCTAACCACATTTACACCCAATAAATGCATCAAAATTCAGTCATTTTTTGACTTGAATAGAAATGGAATTCTAACTAActacactttaaaaaaaaaattgcataccTCCTCAAAGATGCTGCCTGGAATTGGATAACCATCATCATCAAGGACTCTATAACAAGGTAACCTCTTTTCAGATGACTCTGAAATAAATTTCATTTGAGGAGTAATTGGAACTTTTCCTCCAGGAAAATCCATGTCCTGCCAATTCCATATTCAGTAAGCTTTGGAAccatacaataacaacaattacgCCTCAGTATCAAACAAGTTGGTGTTAGCTCATCTCAGTCCagtaaaatgaaattaaaacataaaaaaagttACAAGTATATGACATAAAGCGAAATTTTAATGTTTTTCCATGCAGAGCATCATACTTCTGTGAAGCACAAAATAAACTTGCCCAACTCAAGATTGTCTATACAAATTATCAAAGAAAAATGAGTGCATAGAACTTAGTAAAGTGATAATAACCTgaaaataatcatcatcatcatgttctgCAAAAAGAGAA
Coding sequences within it:
- the LOC132034010 gene encoding 2-oxoisovalerate dehydrogenase subunit alpha 1, mitochondrial-like isoform X2; amino-acid sequence: MMGFLKVLFSNSKLIPRIASTQPLGQFHALLGFSSKSLLSFSRFESTNIMKEQPSLFAEHDDDDYFQDMDFPGGKVPITPQMKFISESSEKRLPCYRVLDDDGYPIPGSIFEEVSKELAVKMYSSMVTLQTMDTIFYEAQRQGRLSFYLTTAGEEAINIASAAALSLDDFVLPQYREVGVIFWRGYPLQQIANQLFGNKFDYGKGRQMPCHHGSNELNYLTVSSPIATQIPQAAGVAYSLKMDKKEACAVVFLGDGSTSEGDFHAGLNFAAVLDAPVVFICRNNGWAISTPINEQFRSDGIASKGVAYGIRSIRVDGNDALATYSAIRAAREMAIKEQRPIIVEAMTYRVSHHSTSDDSTKYRPVEEIEHWKTAKSPISKFRKYIQRNGWWNDENESEHRGDIRKQVLQAIQAAEKVNKSSLTDLFTDVYDKLPLNLQDQEKSLRDAVKRSPKEYPSDVPI
- the LOC132034010 gene encoding 2-oxoisovalerate dehydrogenase subunit alpha 1, mitochondrial-like isoform X1 codes for the protein MANLISKSRNLNHFFLSSRFHLLSLLNQRSSRTPSFTTVAGGGFIRPTAKFSGHIFRPERYQSNQAGEQLSTIYYEEDGHHQNTHENQDMDFPGGKVPITPQMKFISESSEKRLPCYRVLDDDGYPIPGSIFEEVSKELAVKMYSSMVTLQTMDTIFYEAQRQGRLSFYLTTAGEEAINIASAAALSLDDFVLPQYREVGVIFWRGYPLQQIANQLFGNKFDYGKGRQMPCHHGSNELNYLTVSSPIATQIPQAAGVAYSLKMDKKEACAVVFLGDGSTSEGDFHAGLNFAAVLDAPVVFICRNNGWAISTPINEQFRSDGIASKGVAYGIRSIRVDGNDALATYSAIRAAREMAIKEQRPIIVEAMTYRVSHHSTSDDSTKYRPVEEIEHWKTAKSPISKFRKYIQRNGWWNDENESEHRGDIRKQVLQAIQAAEKVNKSSLTDLFTDVYDKLPLNLQDQEKSLRDAVKRSPKEYPSDVPI